The window AAAATACGCGCGGAGCCGGCAATGACTCCCTAAAATCTGGAGGATTTCTTGCGATGAAGCCCCGCCACGCCGTTCCGCGGAAAAACCTGTTTCTCATACCCCTCGACCGCGTGATGCGGCTCAATCCTGCCGCGAGGGCGGTTTCGGGTGACCAATGATGTACGGCGATGTCCGCTCGATTATTTTATCCACTTTCCCCACCGCTTCCTGCCCGCTGATGGCGCTTTCGGGTCTCTCCTCGGCGGGCTGTACATCCTCAAGCACCGGCAGTTTCTCCACCGGCGCGGCGGCGGGAGCCGGTGCCGCGCCGGACGGCTGTTGAACCTCCGCCTTCTTGCCCTTGGCGGCAAAATGATAGTAGCCGAAGACCGCCGCCACAATAATG of the Nitrospinota bacterium genome contains:
- a CDS encoding zinc ribbon domain-containing protein; the protein is MLVLKGMQCPKCRKEIADTAVECPHCHIQVRMYLKKLKQKAEDAKKAAAAPPPEDKKGFLNPVIIIIIIVAAVFGYYHFAAKGKKAEVQQPSGAAPAPAAAPVEKLPVLEDVQPAEERPESAISGQEAVGKVDKIIERTSPYIIGHPKPPSRQD